Part of the Anoplopoma fimbria isolate UVic2021 breed Golden Eagle Sablefish unplaced genomic scaffold, Afim_UVic_2022 Un_contig_4477_pilon_pilon, whole genome shotgun sequence genome, gaaaaataataataatgtgaaagtATTCAGGAAGGCTGACCTTCAAGAGGTGAGGTGTATATGTGCTCTTGAGTTTGATCCTGGTTGACCCATTCATCCTGATGGGCACTCTGGGGTTGCGGGACACTAAAACATGTGGGAATTACAGTAAAGTTAGGAAGCAGGAAACATTTACTGTATCGCTGTTAGGATCAAAGTGCGAGAATAGACTGTTGCACCAACCTGTCAATGCATGGGCCTGTAAAACAAgaaatttattgtcattatttatttatttttgtgttattctCTTTAGTGTTATGACATTAGAACTTCTTTCTCACACTTGGACTTCAGGAAGTGACACAGCAAGAGCAGGATGATAATCAATGCAGCTCCAGTGAGGAACGCAGTGAGCAGTGGCACAAGAGGTAACCAGCTTACAGGCCTGGCCACTGCAGAGAgaaactgtattattattattattattcaaatactAGCTATAAAGCGTCACATTACTGAtttcacagatttaaaaaaaacacgcaTTTCACTGGcttcagtggaaaaaaatgaattacctgttgacattttttaaagtggtTTTAAAGCCTGTCCTTCTTAGTTTTGGAtcagaaaatgttattgttGACAAGAGTAAATGGTTTGAGAACAGTCATTAAGttcaaaatatttctttaaaagaaatgaatgtttttgataTATTCTAAAAGGGGAAATCCCAAATTCCTTAATTCCCTACCATGGCTGTGTATGTCTGTAGCATTTTAGAAACTTCTCACATGTCCACATGATGGCCTTTGCCATGAAATgcaaagaaatatgaaaacctTGCAGAACCGTGTCATTAAACATACATTGTACAGTGATGTTGACAGCGTTGCTGAACTCTTCTGATCCGGACTCACACCAGTACACCGCATCAGTGTACTGTAAGGTGTGGATGTGGCATGTGGATCCATTCATTGTTCCCCAGTCATGACAGGGTGACAGGATGCCCCTTTCACTAAACCTCATCACTTTCCATATGGTGGATTTTCCCTTACAGCTCAGTGACAAAGACTCAGAGGAGAAGTGTTGCACTCTGTCAGGAGTCACTGTGAGAGACGCTGATGAGTTTAAATCTGGAAAGAAATAACATGTGATGTTGCCTAAAAATACATATCAAAAGGATATTTAACATTAAGGACAGTGGAAATGAGCCTTCAGCTTGTAATCCTTTTCATATGCTTTCTGTAGAGCCTGGTGGGTAAGCTCATTACAAATGTGTCAGTAACATCAAAAGATAGACATGAACATCACATTAGACAcattttgttggtgtttttctaTAAGAGAGGTGgaagttttaattaatttattgaaCAGTTTTTGATAAACACAGAATGATTCAGTATTTTAAAGACTCCTTTCAATTTTGTAACAATCACAGATGATTATAAAGTGCAACTAACCATGTACACCTTCAAAAACTCTGCTAGAACCATCACTCCCACCAAAGAGCGAAGaccaataacaaatatatttattaaatgttgatAAATGGCCATCATTCTGTCTGGAGATTGGTTGTGAAATACACTTGATGCTGGCATCAGTACAAAAGGGGTTACAAAAGTCAATACCTTAAATAATTATGCTTGGTAAATTTAATTctgaattaaatatgtttttaaagtgtaacaaagaaagaaacaaatgcaCTGACCTCCAAACCAGACAAACTTAGGATGGCTATGCAGAGTTTCATACACTGGATCTCCTCTTTTAACTCTGCACATATATCCCATTGTGTTTGATGGTCCATGAACAATGTAGGAATCCTGTTTGGTCCTCGTGGTGCTGTCAGGAAGCAGCTTACGGTTGTAAAACATTTCTGGTACTCGAGGAACAGCCTTATACCAGTAGAACCTCCATCCTGCAGAGGGATGTTCAACACTGCAG contains:
- the LOC129114495 gene encoding uncharacterized protein LOC129114495, coding for MFYNRKLLPDSTTRTKQDSYIVHGPSNTMGYMCRVKRGDPVYETLHSHPKFVWFGDLNSSASLTVTPDRVQHFSSESLSLSCKGKSTIWKVMRFSERGILSPCHDWGTMNGSTCHIHTLQYTDAVYWCESGSEEFSNAVNITVQLARPVSWLPLVPLLTAFLTGAALIIILLLLCHFLKSKCPCIDSVPQPQSAHQDEWVNQDQTQEHIYTSPLE